The following proteins are co-located in the Lacticaseibacillus paracasei subsp. paracasei genome:
- a CDS encoding M3 family oligoendopeptidase, translating into MSYPINWNLDSIFPGGIDSPQLADRISDVTAKLPQLESKVAAWIPDHDAPEFTDFITLWQLLEDIGKGLATTSSFVEMIASADTANLKTGPVQGQLTTLYTRFQNINNPLAKKLAAMSQAAFDQLTTTSALSASRFGLQEMRDQAKELLDDQTETMINDLAVDGFTGWSDHYTTLSGSLKFPITQDGKTTELSAGQTQNKFEGDPDTKTREQVFNVWEQTWDDHASLFGETLNHIAGFRLTNYRLHHYPDYLFKPLQYNRMQRATLDQMWHTISANKQPFAAYLTRKAELTGKPTMPWYDQWAPVIVGDFQPKTYTFDEAAEFIVNNFAKFSPKMAAFAKQAFENGWIEAEDRPGKRAGGYMTSVPDVKESRIFMTFDGSASGVSTIAHELGHAFHSSILKDMPLLRQDYAMNVAETASTFAELIVADATVKAATSPAEKLNLLDAKMANPLAMLLNIHARFLFEDSFYQEREKGIVSVPRLKELMTTAQQQAYAGGLSSFDPMYWADKLHFYFDNPPFYNFPYTFGYLFSSGIYAKAQASDNFEDDYIALLRDTANMTTEALAKKHLGVDLTQPDFWQQGIDLAAKDAQQFMTLSEGYLK; encoded by the coding sequence ATGTCTTATCCAATTAACTGGAACCTCGATTCGATTTTCCCCGGTGGTATTGACTCACCGCAACTTGCCGACCGAATTAGCGATGTGACGGCCAAATTGCCTCAACTGGAGTCAAAAGTAGCCGCTTGGATCCCTGACCACGATGCTCCTGAGTTTACCGATTTCATCACACTTTGGCAACTGCTGGAAGACATTGGCAAAGGCCTAGCTACTACTAGCAGCTTCGTCGAGATGATTGCCAGCGCTGATACAGCTAATCTGAAAACCGGACCTGTTCAAGGTCAGCTCACGACACTTTATACCCGTTTTCAAAACATTAACAACCCGCTGGCCAAAAAACTCGCAGCCATGTCACAAGCAGCTTTCGATCAGCTAACGACCACGTCAGCTTTAAGCGCTAGTCGTTTTGGCTTGCAAGAGATGCGCGACCAGGCAAAGGAACTGTTAGATGATCAAACCGAAACGATGATTAACGATCTGGCAGTCGATGGTTTTACTGGCTGGAGCGATCATTACACCACCTTGAGTGGCAGTCTTAAGTTTCCAATCACACAAGATGGCAAAACCACAGAGCTTAGTGCTGGCCAAACCCAGAATAAATTCGAAGGCGATCCTGACACTAAAACGCGTGAACAAGTCTTTAACGTTTGGGAACAAACGTGGGACGATCATGCCAGTCTGTTTGGTGAGACCCTGAATCACATTGCCGGCTTCCGGCTTACGAATTATCGGTTGCATCATTATCCGGATTATCTTTTCAAACCGTTGCAATACAATCGCATGCAACGTGCCACGCTGGATCAAATGTGGCACACCATCAGCGCCAACAAACAGCCTTTTGCTGCTTACCTCACGCGCAAGGCCGAATTAACTGGTAAGCCAACAATGCCATGGTATGACCAATGGGCGCCAGTCATCGTGGGCGATTTTCAGCCAAAGACCTATACCTTCGATGAGGCCGCCGAATTTATTGTGAACAACTTTGCCAAGTTCTCACCTAAAATGGCTGCCTTTGCCAAACAGGCATTTGAAAATGGCTGGATCGAAGCTGAAGATCGGCCAGGCAAGCGCGCTGGCGGTTACATGACCAGCGTCCCAGATGTCAAAGAAAGTCGTATTTTCATGACCTTCGATGGTTCAGCATCTGGTGTTTCCACCATTGCCCACGAATTGGGCCATGCTTTCCACAGCAGTATTTTGAAAGATATGCCGCTATTGCGTCAAGATTATGCAATGAATGTTGCCGAAACTGCATCAACTTTTGCAGAATTAATCGTTGCAGATGCCACAGTCAAAGCAGCAACCTCACCGGCTGAGAAACTTAATTTGTTAGACGCTAAAATGGCCAATCCATTGGCGATGCTGTTAAATATCCATGCTCGCTTCCTGTTTGAAGACAGTTTCTATCAGGAACGGGAAAAAGGAATTGTCAGTGTGCCACGACTGAAAGAACTCATGACGACTGCACAACAACAAGCCTATGCAGGTGGTCTAAGTTCTTTTGATCCCATGTATTGGGCAGACAAACTGCATTTCTACTTCGACAACCCACCGTTCTACAACTTCCCTTACACTTTTGGTTATCTGTTCTCTAGCGGTATTTACGCAAAGGCCCAAGCATCTGATAATTTTGAAGATGATTACATTGCTTTGTTGCGGGATACGGCGAATATGACAACAGAAGCACTAGCGAAAAAACATCTCGGGGTTGACTTAACGCAACCGGATTTCTGGCAGCAAGGCATTGATTTAGCCGCCAAAGATGCGCAACAGTTTATGACTTTGAGTGAAGGTTACTTGAAATAA
- a CDS encoding VanZ family protein has translation MTSFKKHWGLWLAAVLLFVLFFSSSMTYKEQTTVPLLERLLHNEPFKQALSGIHFNYAGEQQSIAEVGYFKFVEFFIRKGAHVSIFFLLGLGLTQGTFMYQKNRWLHWPLMVLSCTGVAAFDEFHQMLTGGRTPLFQDVMLDTAAAAVAVTLMWLWLWRQKRH, from the coding sequence GTGACGTCTTTTAAAAAACATTGGGGGTTGTGGCTGGCGGCAGTCCTTTTGTTTGTCTTGTTCTTTAGTTCCAGTATGACTTACAAAGAGCAAACAACGGTGCCGTTATTGGAACGCTTGTTACACAATGAACCGTTTAAGCAAGCCTTAAGTGGTATTCATTTTAATTATGCGGGTGAACAGCAATCAATTGCTGAGGTAGGCTATTTTAAATTTGTTGAATTTTTCATTCGCAAAGGTGCGCATGTCAGCATCTTTTTCCTATTAGGTCTTGGTCTGACACAAGGCACGTTTATGTATCAGAAAAATCGTTGGCTGCATTGGCCGCTGATGGTCTTAAGTTGTACCGGTGTTGCGGCATTTGACGAGTTTCATCAAATGCTGACAGGCGGGCGGACACCGCTTTTCCAAGATGTGATGCTCGATACTGCTGCTGCGGCTGTGGCCGTGACCTTAATGTGGTTATGGTTATGGCGGCAGAAGCGTCATTGA
- a CDS encoding YebC/PmpR family DNA-binding transcriptional regulator yields MSGHSKWHNIQGRKNAQDSKRGKIFQKLSRELYMAAKQGGPDPSGNPSLRLVMDKAKAANMPKDNIKRALDKASDRDAANYDEVTYEGYGPGGVAILVEALTDNRNRTSSTVRVAITRHGGNMAAAGAVSYMFDRKGYLVISRDDLDVDEDQMLEDALEAGAEDMQTSDEAFEIYTDPKEFAQVRDALEEKGYKFVQNELTMVPQNLTPIPEDKVEQFQAMIDQLEDDDDVQEVYTAGDWPDD; encoded by the coding sequence ATGTCAGGACATTCCAAATGGCATAACATTCAGGGCCGTAAAAATGCTCAGGATTCGAAACGTGGTAAAATTTTCCAGAAATTATCACGTGAATTATACATGGCAGCAAAGCAAGGTGGTCCTGACCCCAGTGGTAATCCTTCCCTTCGTTTAGTCATGGATAAAGCTAAAGCTGCCAATATGCCAAAAGACAATATTAAGCGTGCTTTAGATAAAGCAAGTGATCGTGATGCGGCCAACTATGACGAAGTGACCTATGAAGGCTATGGGCCAGGTGGTGTGGCGATTTTGGTTGAAGCTTTGACCGATAATCGCAACCGGACTTCCAGTACCGTACGAGTGGCGATCACCCGACACGGTGGGAACATGGCAGCTGCTGGTGCGGTTTCATACATGTTTGATCGAAAAGGTTATCTGGTGATTAGCCGTGATGACCTTGATGTTGACGAAGATCAGATGCTAGAAGATGCGCTTGAAGCCGGTGCAGAAGATATGCAGACTTCAGATGAGGCATTCGAAATCTACACCGATCCTAAAGAATTTGCTCAGGTTCGCGACGCGCTTGAGGAAAAAGGGTACAAGTTTGTCCAAAACGAACTGACAATGGTTCCGCAAAACCTGACCCCGATTCCAGAAGATAAAGTTGAACAATTCCAAGCTATGATTGATCAATTGGAAGACGACGATGATGTGCAGGAAGTTTACACAGCTGGCGACTGGCCAGACGATTAA
- a CDS encoding ATPase, T2SS/T4P/T4SS family — protein sequence MQSVNKLLTIALEKGASDIYYLPSPQGYLIRLRVPTGLVTIAERDSKRGQQEINYLKFMAGMNVAEHRRVQLGAFYQRESAAFLRLSSVADFRGGESLVVRIIKGIPDAAGARHLLDRLLGILLQKRGMLTLAGPTGSGKTTLLYQLATRLAESRMVLSIEDPVEINQPQFLQLQVNPEADMTYPQLLKAALRHRPDVLLIGEIRDRQTAQSACEAAISGHIVLATVHARSAADTPLRLSSFGLPDELVAAALTASAAISLQYRPMIHPVAEVVVFKQVGQADQEVVS from the coding sequence ATGCAATCGGTGAATAAGCTTTTGACAATTGCGCTGGAAAAGGGTGCTAGCGATATTTACTATTTGCCTAGTCCGCAAGGTTATTTGATTCGCCTACGGGTACCGACGGGCTTGGTAACAATCGCCGAGCGAGACAGCAAACGTGGGCAGCAAGAAATTAATTACTTGAAATTTATGGCGGGCATGAATGTTGCCGAACATCGCCGCGTTCAATTGGGAGCCTTTTATCAAAGGGAATCAGCAGCTTTTTTACGGTTAAGTTCAGTGGCTGACTTTCGCGGTGGTGAATCACTGGTAGTTCGCATAATCAAAGGCATTCCAGATGCTGCAGGCGCACGTCATCTGTTAGATCGTCTGTTGGGTATTTTACTGCAGAAACGCGGCATGCTGACCCTAGCTGGGCCGACTGGGTCAGGAAAAACGACATTACTCTATCAGTTAGCGACGCGTTTGGCGGAATCACGAATGGTCTTGTCGATCGAGGATCCAGTTGAGATCAATCAGCCGCAATTCTTACAGTTGCAAGTCAATCCGGAGGCAGACATGACCTATCCGCAATTACTGAAGGCGGCGCTGCGCCATCGACCAGACGTCTTGCTGATTGGAGAAATTCGTGATCGACAAACAGCGCAAAGTGCTTGCGAAGCGGCGATTAGCGGTCACATTGTCCTAGCGACCGTGCATGCCCGATCAGCGGCGGATACACCCTTAAGGTTGAGCAGTTTTGGCTTGCCGGATGAGTTAGTAGCGGCGGCATTGACGGCGAGTGCGGCGATCAGTTTGCAGTATCGGCCAATGATTCACCCAGTGGCGGAAGTCGTGGTTTTCAAGCAAGTAGGACAAGCTGATCAGGAGGTGGTTTCGTGA
- a CDS encoding type II secretion system F family protein encodes MSMPLVIQERFCRQSAALIAAGFSLPDVFAYLRVSLPKYRPIWERIETDLASGIGLPEAVGHQALAPILFQQLQLAQVHGDLAKALAVAGDYLGLRVRNRQRIGQLLIYPLVLLGMLVTLQVVVVFGVLPALALPQSHLVHTQLMTMGGGLAAGLLIWLGWHRLTLAQRLQLLQRLPGVRGVMQVYYQFQFTAGAAHFLLAGAEIADFCRHLITVGGPLGDLGARIQQKIQQGAELADALHEAFVPPEVARLLTMGQTHHLVATGLKLFGEQLFLQPQFSRQVQR; translated from the coding sequence GTGAGCATGCCGCTGGTGATTCAGGAACGGTTTTGCCGTCAAAGCGCTGCGTTAATTGCTGCTGGTTTTAGTTTGCCGGATGTGTTTGCTTATTTGCGTGTGAGTTTACCGAAATACCGGCCAATTTGGGAACGAATCGAAACGGATTTGGCTTCTGGCATCGGATTGCCAGAAGCAGTTGGCCATCAGGCATTAGCTCCCATCCTCTTTCAACAACTGCAACTAGCACAGGTTCACGGGGATTTGGCAAAAGCATTGGCCGTGGCTGGTGATTACTTAGGCTTGCGAGTGCGGAATCGTCAACGGATTGGTCAACTATTAATTTACCCACTTGTGTTACTGGGCATGCTTGTTACCTTGCAAGTGGTCGTTGTGTTTGGCGTGTTGCCAGCCTTGGCGTTACCACAATCGCATTTAGTGCATACGCAGTTAATGACCATGGGTGGGGGCTTAGCCGCCGGGTTGCTAATATGGCTCGGGTGGCATCGACTGACGTTGGCTCAACGCTTGCAACTCTTACAACGATTGCCTGGTGTCCGTGGCGTCATGCAAGTGTACTATCAGTTTCAGTTCACAGCCGGAGCCGCCCACTTCTTACTGGCAGGTGCTGAGATTGCCGACTTTTGCCGACACTTGATAACCGTTGGCGGTCCGTTGGGTGATTTAGGAGCACGCATTCAACAAAAGATTCAACAAGGGGCTGAGTTGGCCGATGCGTTACACGAAGCCTTTGTGCCACCTGAAGTTGCCCGTTTATTGACAATGGGCCAGACACATCACTTAGTGGCGACCGGCTTAAAACTTTTTGGTGAACAACTATTTTTACAGCCTCAATTTTCAAGGCAAGTGCAACGATGA
- a CDS encoding IS30 family transposase, which produces MTHSQTNTHKHYQQLSFSDRATIQALQAAGDTATVIAQKLHRSKATISREITRGSVTQLDSKRHSHQVYLAETAQAMHDRKRDRTGHYAFLKTGRAFFKALSRELTRKPRVHSVDSFVHFYRDQGKACPSTTTVYRYIDAGLLELDNMTLPKKLRRRIKGYKNAHKRKNKKIYGDSIELRPAAVNDRTGVGHWEGDLVKGIRLADEPALMTLTERYSRTEIIVKIPDYHAGTCLKALQDTIDDYGAKEFESITFDNGSEFAKLSEIVGTQIYFAHPYSPWERGTNENANGLLREFFPKGKSLRAVTLVEIQAVQSALNHRPRRILNYLRPCDYYRCMA; this is translated from the coding sequence ATGACCCACTCTCAGACTAACACTCACAAGCATTACCAACAACTCAGTTTTAGCGACCGTGCTACAATTCAGGCCCTTCAGGCTGCTGGTGACACCGCGACCGTGATTGCACAGAAGCTTCATCGCAGTAAAGCGACAATCTCACGAGAAATCACGCGTGGATCTGTAACTCAGCTCGACTCGAAGCGTCACTCGCATCAAGTCTATCTTGCGGAAACTGCCCAAGCCATGCACGACCGTAAACGCGATAGAACCGGTCACTACGCCTTTCTTAAGACCGGCCGTGCGTTCTTCAAGGCTCTCTCCAGGGAGCTTACTCGTAAGCCGCGCGTACACAGCGTTGATAGCTTCGTACACTTCTATCGCGACCAGGGCAAGGCTTGCCCTTCAACGACAACTGTGTATCGCTACATCGACGCCGGGCTGCTTGAGCTAGACAACATGACACTTCCCAAGAAGCTCCGACGCCGCATCAAAGGCTATAAGAACGCCCACAAGCGCAAGAATAAGAAGATATACGGCGACTCAATCGAGTTGCGTCCTGCGGCCGTGAATGACCGCACAGGCGTGGGACATTGGGAAGGCGACTTGGTCAAGGGTATTCGCTTAGCTGATGAGCCAGCATTAATGACGCTCACAGAACGGTACAGCCGGACTGAGATCATCGTCAAGATTCCTGACTATCATGCGGGCACCTGCCTTAAAGCCTTGCAGGACACGATCGACGACTACGGGGCCAAGGAATTTGAGAGTATCACTTTTGACAATGGTTCCGAGTTTGCCAAGTTATCAGAGATTGTTGGAACCCAGATTTACTTCGCACATCCGTACTCGCCTTGGGAGCGTGGCACAAACGAGAACGCCAATGGACTGCTTAGGGAATTCTTCCCGAAAGGGAAGTCTCTCAGAGCAGTTACCCTGGTTGAAATTCAAGCAGTCCAATCCGCACTGAACCATCGTCCCAGACGTATTCTGAACTATCTTCGCCCATGCGATTACTACCGATGCATGGCGTAA
- a CDS encoding type II secretion system protein, producing the protein MRRKRLRAFTLIEVIAALGVIILLTLALVLTIQGQMKRVEGQNLKATVATVNSQIEMAYNEPDADKKSLKTIPDLVREGVITDAQAKDLEKGKATMSGDNPPKFKVP; encoded by the coding sequence ATGCGACGCAAACGATTACGGGCTTTTACATTGATTGAAGTGATTGCAGCACTTGGGGTCATTATTTTATTGACGTTAGCTTTGGTTTTGACAATTCAAGGGCAAATGAAACGTGTTGAAGGTCAGAATCTAAAAGCTACGGTGGCAACTGTGAATTCACAAATTGAAATGGCTTATAACGAGCCGGATGCTGACAAGAAATCACTTAAAACAATTCCTGATTTAGTCAGAGAAGGCGTGATTACCGATGCGCAGGCGAAGGACTTGGAAAAAGGCAAGGCAACGATGAGCGGTGACAATCCGCCGAAATTTAAAGTTCCATGA
- a CDS encoding type II secretion system protein, with product MPKRVDQHIRSRLKGFTLIEVVVSLILLAAVMLLWRPVLLHVTRFTLQDHVLITSLQAEHDLQMFVRDNKLRSVALMSVRVRSPEKAYTINFYQAKHFRGMVRVMGSENGHMPLFTHLTGVNFSKVAQGFRYRLYLTTSQKIDGGVQIDEDTR from the coding sequence ATGCCCAAAAGGGTCGATCAACATATACGTTCACGCCTTAAAGGCTTTACTTTAATTGAAGTGGTGGTCAGCCTGATTTTACTTGCGGCGGTCATGCTGTTATGGCGACCGGTTTTATTGCATGTCACGCGGTTCACGCTTCAAGACCATGTGCTAATCACGTCATTGCAAGCAGAGCATGACTTGCAAATGTTTGTACGAGATAACAAGTTGCGGTCTGTGGCCTTAATGTCGGTAAGGGTGAGAAGTCCCGAGAAAGCTTACACGATCAATTTTTATCAGGCCAAACATTTTCGCGGTATGGTTCGTGTGATGGGATCTGAAAATGGGCATATGCCATTATTTACGCATCTAACCGGGGTCAATTTTAGCAAGGTAGCTCAAGGCTTTCGCTATCGTCTGTATTTGACGACTTCGCAGAAGATTGACGGTGGGGTGCAAATCGATGAAGATACGCGGTAG
- a CDS encoding class I SAM-dependent methyltransferase, producing the protein MAHEHLEKLYNVLDESTTILHQQLKTSFIAAVIEAGEDLASGNVMQEDGVPNDEAKKKLTALFDQIKLATYEPEEIRQAIQLVLVKAIKVDGIEPNKQVTPDAMASLATFMVTVFAQHLPKKMQVADLAVGTGNLLFAVMNQLHNARQVAVKGYGIDNDETLLAVAGMSSTLQQLDVDLFHQDALDNLLFKDIDVVVSDLPVGYYLVDERAKQFETAAAKGHSYAHHLLIEQSMRVLKPGGLGLFYVPSQVFRSEEAAGLTAWLAKSTYFQGLLNLPEDFFADQKAEKSLLVLQKPSPDVKRAKQILLGQFPDLNDRDAFAAFIDKVKDWAAANIA; encoded by the coding sequence TTGGCCCACGAACATCTAGAGAAGCTGTACAATGTTTTGGATGAAAGCACGACAATTTTGCATCAACAATTGAAAACATCTTTTATTGCTGCTGTTATTGAGGCGGGAGAGGATCTTGCGTCGGGCAACGTCATGCAAGAAGACGGTGTTCCCAACGATGAAGCTAAAAAGAAGCTAACAGCGTTGTTTGATCAGATCAAACTCGCCACCTATGAGCCGGAAGAGATTCGTCAAGCCATTCAATTAGTGCTTGTTAAGGCAATCAAGGTAGATGGCATTGAACCCAATAAGCAAGTCACGCCTGATGCCATGGCCAGTCTTGCGACATTTATGGTGACGGTTTTTGCGCAACATCTGCCAAAAAAGATGCAAGTCGCCGATCTGGCCGTTGGGACGGGGAATCTTTTATTTGCTGTGATGAATCAGCTCCACAATGCGCGTCAGGTGGCAGTCAAAGGCTACGGCATTGATAATGACGAAACCTTATTAGCAGTTGCAGGCATGAGCAGTACGTTGCAACAATTAGATGTTGATCTTTTTCATCAGGATGCCTTAGATAATCTTTTGTTTAAAGACATCGATGTTGTTGTTTCTGATTTGCCAGTTGGTTACTACCTGGTTGACGAACGCGCCAAGCAATTTGAGACCGCGGCGGCCAAGGGACATTCTTATGCGCATCATTTGTTAATCGAGCAAAGTATGCGGGTCTTGAAGCCAGGAGGATTGGGTTTATTTTATGTGCCGAGTCAGGTTTTCCGTTCTGAAGAAGCGGCGGGGCTGACAGCTTGGCTGGCGAAGTCGACCTACTTCCAAGGGTTATTGAATTTGCCGGAAGATTTCTTTGCTGACCAAAAGGCGGAGAAGAGCCTGCTGGTTTTACAGAAACCGAGTCCGGATGTCAAGCGTGCTAAGCAGATCTTGTTAGGCCAATTTCCGGATCTAAATGACCGCGATGCTTTTGCCGCGTTTATTGACAAAGTGAAGGATTGGGCAGCTGCTAATATTGCGTGA
- a CDS encoding amino acid permease, which translates to MQAKKDDKPELARHLKSRHVQLIAIGGTIGTGLFLGSGQSIHTAGPSILLAYLITGGICFLIMRALGELLMSDVNSHTFIDFISKYMGKDAGWVTGWTYWICWVAVAMAEVTAIGLYIRFWLPGVPQWLPGLIALAVLLLMNLVSVGLFGEAEFWFALIKIVAIIGLIALGVFMLFVHYKTPVGYASLSNLVNDGGFFPKGMSGFLMSLQMVVFSFVGIEMVGLTASETKDPHKVIPEAINEIPMRILLFYIGALFVIMCIYPWRDVSPVNSPFVEVFRNVGIPAAADIINFVVLTAAASACNSSIFSTGRLLFSLTLTGKSKSARWTAKLSRRQVPARAIMISTGAIAVAVILNLFLPESVFALVSSVATISFLFVWGMIVLAHLRYKKQHPRGTDFPMPFYPYSNYLILAFLGLTAVIMIFDRAMLSALIFAVIWIATLFTLRRLHADHKAHEDKTKDGI; encoded by the coding sequence ATGCAAGCCAAGAAAGATGACAAGCCCGAACTAGCGCGTCACTTGAAAAGCCGACACGTGCAACTGATTGCGATTGGCGGAACGATTGGGACAGGCCTTTTTCTAGGATCTGGCCAATCCATCCACACCGCTGGGCCTTCCATCTTACTAGCTTATCTCATCACAGGTGGGATTTGTTTTCTAATTATGCGGGCATTGGGTGAATTGCTAATGTCCGATGTGAATTCACATACGTTTATTGATTTTATTAGCAAATATATGGGAAAAGATGCTGGTTGGGTGACTGGCTGGACCTACTGGATTTGTTGGGTGGCGGTCGCCATGGCCGAAGTGACAGCAATCGGTCTCTACATTCGATTCTGGTTGCCAGGAGTTCCTCAATGGCTGCCGGGCCTGATTGCACTGGCAGTGTTGCTGCTAATGAATCTGGTTAGTGTTGGGCTGTTTGGTGAGGCGGAGTTCTGGTTTGCCTTGATTAAGATCGTGGCCATTATTGGGTTAATTGCGCTCGGCGTCTTTATGCTGTTTGTGCACTATAAAACGCCTGTTGGCTATGCCAGCCTAAGCAACCTCGTTAATGACGGCGGCTTTTTTCCAAAAGGAATGAGCGGTTTTCTAATGTCGCTGCAAATGGTGGTGTTTAGTTTCGTCGGGATCGAAATGGTCGGGTTGACTGCTAGTGAAACCAAAGATCCGCATAAAGTGATTCCAGAAGCGATCAATGAGATTCCGATGCGGATTTTACTGTTTTACATTGGCGCATTGTTTGTCATTATGTGCATCTACCCATGGCGCGATGTGTCACCCGTTAATAGTCCTTTTGTCGAGGTTTTTCGTAATGTCGGGATTCCAGCCGCCGCCGACATTATTAATTTTGTTGTGTTGACAGCGGCAGCATCTGCCTGCAATTCATCTATTTTCAGCACTGGCAGATTACTCTTCTCACTGACATTAACTGGTAAAAGCAAGTCCGCACGTTGGACTGCTAAACTGTCTCGGCGACAAGTGCCAGCGCGGGCCATTATGATTTCAACAGGAGCCATTGCTGTGGCTGTCATTTTGAACCTTTTTTTACCGGAGTCTGTTTTCGCACTGGTTTCAAGTGTTGCTACAATCAGCTTTTTATTTGTTTGGGGCATGATTGTCCTCGCTCACTTGCGCTATAAGAAACAACATCCGCGCGGAACGGATTTTCCAATGCCATTTTATCCTTATTCGAATTATCTTATTTTGGCGTTTTTAGGGCTGACTGCTGTGATTATGATTTTCGATCGGGCAATGCTGTCCGCATTGATCTTTGCGGTTATCTGGATTGCGACGTTATTCACCTTGCGCCGATTGCACGCTGATCATAAAGCTCACGAAGACAAAACAAAAGACGGTATTTAA
- a CDS encoding lysophospholipid acyltransferase family protein: MAKVVTYRHLTDDVVAAPDQETEIPDNYRWEPSWRFRIKANLVYAGSWLFAQGYCRSVLHVRNRKAFRQAAGRGYFVYGNHTQPFGDVFTPMRVNQSRRVFTLASPANLSVPILGRIVPYGGGLLVPSKLHQLRPFAQAIRRVIKQRHVVMIYPEAHVWPYYTGIRPFENGAFHYPVTTNAPVFATTMTYQARRWRQKPRWILYVDGPFWPDEQLPLKARQQQLEAQVRTAMTTRAALSTATYIHYQQREEADS; the protein is encoded by the coding sequence ATGGCAAAAGTCGTGACATATCGCCACTTGACAGACGATGTTGTTGCTGCACCTGATCAAGAAACCGAGATCCCGGATAATTATCGCTGGGAGCCTTCATGGCGGTTCCGGATCAAAGCAAATTTGGTTTATGCGGGTTCTTGGCTTTTTGCCCAAGGGTATTGCCGCAGCGTCTTACATGTTCGCAATCGCAAGGCCTTTCGCCAGGCTGCCGGGCGCGGTTATTTTGTTTATGGTAATCACACTCAGCCTTTTGGGGATGTTTTCACACCCATGCGCGTGAATCAGTCGCGCCGGGTTTTTACGTTGGCATCACCGGCTAATCTAAGCGTGCCAATTCTAGGACGAATCGTGCCTTATGGTGGCGGTTTGCTGGTGCCAAGCAAGTTACATCAATTGCGCCCGTTTGCTCAAGCCATTCGGCGCGTTATCAAACAACGACATGTGGTCATGATTTATCCTGAAGCCCATGTCTGGCCTTACTATACCGGCATTCGGCCGTTTGAAAATGGTGCTTTTCATTATCCGGTGACAACTAACGCACCAGTATTTGCAACCACAATGACTTATCAAGCCCGGCGGTGGCGGCAAAAGCCACGCTGGATCTTGTATGTCGATGGCCCTTTTTGGCCAGATGAACAGTTACCGCTCAAAGCGCGTCAGCAGCAGTTAGAGGCGCAAGTTCGAACGGCGATGACTACTCGCGCCGCCTTGAGTACGGCAACGTATATTCACTATCAGCAGCGAGAGGAGGCGGATTCATGA
- a CDS encoding glycosyltransferase family 8 protein yields the protein MTMNIMFCGDEKMTDGVLIATLSLMRHTDQPLHIYVLTAKLKVNGHAYQPFSAVTAERMADLMRQENPQHRLTRIDITDLFMANPPQANMTTMFTPYCMLRLYADLIPELPDRVLYLDTDIVCRRSFSNLYQEPMKDVDIAGVLDHYGKWWFHHKLTWFDYINSGVLLMNLASIRQDGLLVRCRRLIRHRWLFMPDQSALNIIAKSKQILPRKYNEQHKVETDTVFQHFTTSFRFWPRFRIVTVKPWQISAVHHQLGLHEYDDLLNDYRQLAPKLKEVS from the coding sequence ATGACGATGAACATCATGTTTTGCGGTGATGAGAAGATGACGGATGGCGTTTTGATTGCTACCTTGTCATTGATGCGGCATACCGATCAACCATTGCATATTTATGTGTTAACCGCCAAGCTAAAAGTCAATGGCCATGCTTACCAGCCATTCTCTGCGGTGACGGCTGAGCGCATGGCTGACTTGATGCGGCAGGAGAATCCGCAGCACCGCTTGACGCGGATTGACATCACTGATTTATTTATGGCTAATCCGCCGCAAGCAAACATGACCACGATGTTTACCCCTTATTGCATGTTGCGTTTGTATGCTGATTTGATTCCTGAGTTGCCAGATCGTGTGTTGTATCTTGATACTGATATTGTGTGCCGTCGATCGTTTAGCAACCTGTATCAAGAACCAATGAAAGACGTCGATATTGCTGGTGTATTGGATCATTATGGCAAATGGTGGTTCCATCATAAATTAACCTGGTTTGATTATATTAATTCCGGGGTTTTGCTGATGAACCTTGCTAGCATTCGGCAAGATGGCTTGCTGGTTCGCTGTCGGCGCCTGATCCGCCATCGTTGGCTGTTTATGCCAGACCAAAGTGCACTGAACATCATTGCAAAGTCAAAGCAGATTTTGCCGCGGAAGTATAATGAACAACATAAAGTCGAAACGGATACTGTCTTCCAACATTTCACCACCTCATTCCGTTTCTGGCCGCGGTTTCGTATTGTGACGGTCAAGCCATGGCAAATCAGTGCTGTTCATCATCAACTTGGCCTTCATGAATATGATGATCTATTAAACGATTATCGTCAGTTGGCCCCAAAATTGAAAGAAGTGTCTTAA